A portion of the Actomonas aquatica genome contains these proteins:
- a CDS encoding UvrB/UvrC motif-containing protein, with protein MASPLKCDLCDNPATVHLTQIVNHKVHKVDLCESCAQAKGVTDPSGFSLADLLLKASLNPEPTAPAGLRCEHCGYAPDDFKKSGRFGCPQCYETFTDLLEPMLDNMHKGTAHTGKIPERALQRKQLHDRLHELESELQSAIKAERYEDAAKFRDEIVQVRQEAGLSTAS; from the coding sequence ATGGCTAGCCCGCTAAAATGTGACCTCTGCGATAACCCGGCGACGGTCCATCTCACCCAAATTGTGAACCACAAGGTGCACAAAGTAGACCTGTGCGAATCCTGTGCGCAGGCCAAGGGTGTCACCGATCCCAGTGGTTTTTCGCTGGCCGATCTGCTGCTGAAGGCGTCCCTCAACCCAGAGCCCACCGCACCGGCGGGTCTGCGTTGCGAGCACTGCGGCTATGCGCCGGATGACTTCAAAAAGTCGGGCCGCTTTGGCTGCCCGCAGTGCTACGAGACCTTTACCGATCTGCTCGAGCCCATGCTCGACAACATGCACAAAGGCACCGCCCATACCGGCAAGATTCCGGAGCGGGCCCTGCAACGTAAGCAGCTCCACGACCGTTTGCACGAGTTGGAGTCCGAGCTCCAGAGCGCGATCAAAGCCGAACGTTACGAAGACGCCGCGAAGTTCCGCGACGAGATCGTCCAAGTCCGCCAAGAGGCGGGTCTTTCCACCGCCAGCTGA
- a CDS encoding protein arginine kinase: MPLDIDKLLSTPAELTDNSTAKCPVVLMTRIRLARNLSTHCFPGRADDGERKEIFNRCREAIMATSSMKRGMSVAVDELAPLQRQVLVERHLISRELSAAKSGAGAAINKDQSVSVMINEEDHLRIQVLRNGFQLKRTWTAINALDTALESSLDYAFSPRLGYVTACPTNLGTGMRASAMMHLPALVIAGQMEKVVRAVNQLGMVVRGLFGEGSDASGSMFQISNQTTLGESEPDIVKRLHNVLQSIVDHELNARAKLLETDPAKLPDKIGRAYGILKHGHVISSSEAMNLLSLVRLGVDLGYLPDEYRTVVDRLFIEAQPGHILHRADKPKLESDERDRLRADLLRSEFANFPTPGYPTAGNN, translated from the coding sequence ATGCCCCTCGACATCGACAAATTACTCTCCACGCCGGCCGAGCTGACCGACAACTCGACCGCGAAGTGCCCGGTGGTGCTCATGACGCGCATCCGCTTGGCGCGCAACCTGTCCACGCATTGCTTCCCGGGCCGGGCTGACGACGGTGAGCGCAAAGAAATTTTCAACCGCTGCCGCGAAGCCATCATGGCGACCAGCAGCATGAAGCGCGGAATGAGCGTGGCCGTGGACGAACTCGCGCCCTTGCAGCGCCAAGTCCTCGTCGAGCGCCACCTGATCAGCCGTGAGCTCAGCGCCGCCAAGTCTGGCGCAGGTGCGGCGATCAACAAGGATCAGAGTGTCTCGGTCATGATCAACGAGGAGGACCACCTGCGCATTCAAGTCCTGCGCAACGGTTTCCAACTCAAGCGCACTTGGACGGCCATCAACGCGCTCGATACGGCGCTCGAAAGCTCGCTCGACTACGCGTTTTCGCCGCGCCTCGGTTATGTCACGGCCTGCCCGACCAATCTCGGCACGGGCATGCGCGCCTCCGCCATGATGCACCTGCCGGCGCTCGTGATCGCCGGGCAGATGGAAAAGGTCGTCCGCGCGGTCAACCAGCTGGGCATGGTCGTCCGCGGTCTCTTCGGCGAAGGGTCCGACGCCAGCGGCAGCATGTTCCAAATTTCGAATCAGACGACCTTGGGCGAATCGGAGCCTGATATCGTTAAACGCTTGCATAACGTGTTGCAGTCCATCGTCGATCACGAGCTGAACGCCCGGGCGAAGCTGCTGGAAACCGATCCCGCGAAGTTGCCGGACAAAATTGGCCGTGCTTACGGTATTTTGAAGCACGGGCATGTAATAAGCTCATCCGAGGCGATGAATTTGCTCTCGCTGGTGCGTCTCGGCGTGGATCTGGGCTACTTGCCCGATGAGTATCGCACCGTCGTCGACCGCCTCTTCATTGAGGCGCAACCCGGACACATCCTGCACCGGGCCGACAAACCTAAGTTAGAATCTGATGAACGAGATCGTCTCCGTGCCGATCTATTGAGGTCAGAGTTTGCCAATTTCCCGACTCCCGGCTATCCCACAGCTGGGAATAACTGA
- a CDS encoding ATP-dependent Clp protease ATP-binding subunit, with product MNNFTPRAQQVLALARKEADRFNHNYVGTEHILLGLIKLGQGVAVSVLQKMGLDLETVRGAVEKQVGTGTESKTQGSIPYTPRVKKVLALAGKEAKALNHSYVGTEHILLGLLREGEGVAARVLKSLDIDIERTRNEILRELDPQFSGGENDPGAEEAAAPSPRGGGDDKKDVKTPALKAFGRDLTELARKGELDPVVGRKHEIRRVIQILCRRTKNNPVLIGEAGVGKTAIVEGLAQEISSGIVPEILLDKKVITLDLALMVAGTKYRGQFEERIKAVMDEIKRAKNIILFIDELHTIVGAGAAEGAMDASNIFKPALSRGELQCIGATTLNEYRKYIEKDSALDRRFQSVKVEPPSVEDTVTILKGIRGKYEDHHKAIFTDLSLETAAKLSDRYITGRFLPDKAIDVMDEAGARARISSLNRPPELEDLSKEIDEVCAKKEEAIAGQHFEEAAQFRDKEKQLRAKLEEVTETWKKEREENKITIDDEMMMQVVADWTGIPLNRMEKKETERLLNLENEIQKTVVGQEVAAVAIARALRRSRADLKDPRRPIGSFMFVGPTGVGKTETAKQLAAQMFGNQDALVQIDMSEYMEKFAVSRLVGSPPGYVGYEEGGQLTEAVRRKPYSVILFDEIEKAHPDVLQLLLQILEDGRLTDSLGRQVDFRNTIIIMTSNVGASLLQRQTSMGFAAATGSFSDMEMMREKVLEEAKRVFKPEFLNRISDIIFFRPLEKKDLVQIVEIEVKKFATRLTDRNITLEFTEEAKQLLIDKGYDEKYGARPLRRAVEHYLEDPLAEAIIRGTVKDGEPVRVVRNGDALEFEAVEPSEPTSSADAEVGS from the coding sequence ATGAATAATTTCACTCCCCGCGCCCAACAAGTCCTGGCCCTCGCCAGAAAGGAGGCCGACCGCTTCAACCACAACTACGTGGGCACGGAGCACATCCTACTCGGTTTGATCAAGCTCGGGCAGGGCGTGGCCGTAAGCGTGCTGCAGAAAATGGGGCTCGACCTGGAGACCGTGCGCGGCGCGGTCGAGAAACAGGTCGGCACTGGCACCGAGTCCAAGACCCAAGGCAGCATCCCCTACACGCCCCGCGTGAAGAAGGTCCTCGCCCTCGCCGGCAAGGAAGCCAAGGCCCTCAACCACTCTTACGTCGGCACTGAGCACATCCTGCTCGGCCTCCTCCGCGAAGGCGAAGGCGTGGCCGCCCGCGTGCTCAAGTCGCTCGACATCGATATCGAGCGCACTCGCAACGAGATCCTCCGTGAACTCGACCCGCAATTCTCCGGCGGCGAGAACGATCCCGGCGCCGAAGAGGCCGCCGCGCCGTCTCCCCGCGGTGGCGGTGACGACAAGAAGGACGTCAAGACCCCGGCCCTCAAGGCCTTCGGTCGCGACCTCACCGAACTGGCTCGCAAGGGCGAACTCGACCCGGTGGTGGGCCGCAAGCACGAGATCCGCCGCGTCATCCAGATCCTCTGCCGCCGCACCAAGAACAACCCGGTGCTCATCGGTGAAGCCGGCGTTGGCAAAACCGCCATTGTCGAAGGTCTCGCCCAGGAAATCTCCAGCGGCATCGTCCCCGAGATCCTCCTCGACAAGAAGGTCATCACCCTCGACCTCGCCCTCATGGTCGCCGGCACCAAATACCGCGGTCAATTCGAGGAGCGCATCAAGGCCGTGATGGACGAGATCAAGCGCGCCAAGAACATCATCCTCTTCATCGACGAGCTCCACACCATCGTGGGTGCCGGCGCCGCCGAAGGGGCGATGGACGCCTCCAACATCTTCAAGCCCGCTCTCTCTCGCGGTGAGCTGCAGTGCATCGGCGCGACCACCCTCAACGAGTATCGCAAATACATCGAGAAGGACAGCGCCCTCGATCGCCGCTTCCAGTCCGTGAAGGTCGAGCCGCCGTCCGTCGAGGACACCGTTACGATCCTCAAGGGCATCCGCGGCAAGTATGAGGATCACCACAAGGCGATCTTCACCGACCTGTCCCTTGAGACCGCCGCCAAGCTTTCCGACCGCTACATCACGGGCCGTTTCCTCCCGGACAAGGCCATCGACGTGATGGACGAAGCCGGTGCTCGCGCCCGTATTTCTTCCCTCAACCGCCCGCCGGAACTCGAAGATCTCTCCAAAGAGATCGACGAGGTCTGCGCCAAGAAGGAAGAGGCCATCGCTGGCCAACACTTCGAGGAAGCCGCCCAATTCCGCGACAAGGAGAAGCAACTCCGCGCCAAGCTGGAAGAGGTCACCGAGACCTGGAAAAAGGAACGCGAAGAGAACAAGATCACCATCGATGACGAGATGATGATGCAGGTCGTCGCCGACTGGACCGGTATCCCGCTCAACCGCATGGAGAAGAAGGAGACCGAGCGCCTCCTCAACCTCGAGAACGAGATCCAGAAGACCGTCGTGGGTCAGGAAGTAGCCGCCGTGGCCATCGCCCGGGCGCTGCGCCGCTCCCGCGCCGACCTCAAGGACCCGCGTCGCCCGATCGGTTCCTTCATGTTCGTCGGTCCGACCGGTGTCGGTAAGACCGAGACGGCCAAGCAACTCGCCGCGCAAATGTTCGGTAATCAGGACGCGCTGGTGCAGATCGACATGAGCGAATACATGGAGAAGTTCGCCGTCTCCCGTCTCGTCGGTTCGCCTCCCGGCTACGTCGGTTACGAGGAAGGTGGTCAGCTTACCGAGGCCGTGCGCCGCAAGCCTTACTCGGTCATCCTCTTCGACGAAATCGAGAAGGCTCACCCGGACGTGCTCCAGCTCCTCCTCCAGATTCTGGAAGACGGCCGCCTGACGGACTCGCTTGGTCGCCAAGTCGATTTCCGCAACACCATCATCATCATGACCTCCAACGTGGGTGCGTCGCTGCTGCAGCGCCAAACCTCGATGGGCTTTGCCGCCGCCACCGGCAGCTTCAGCGACATGGAAATGATGCGTGAGAAGGTGCTCGAGGAAGCCAAGCGCGTCTTCAAGCCGGAGTTCCTCAACCGCATTTCGGACATCATCTTCTTCCGTCCGTTGGAGAAGAAGGATCTGGTCCAGATCGTGGAGATCGAGGTGAAGAAATTCGCCACCCGTCTCACCGACCGGAACATCACCCTCGAGTTCACCGAAGAGGCCAAGCAGCTCCTCATCGACAAGGGCTACGACGAGAAATACGGCGCGCGTCCGTTGCGCCGGGCCGTCGAGCACTACCTCGAAGACCCGCTGGCCGAAGCGATCATCCGTGGCACCGTCAAGGACGGCGAGCCGGTGCGGGTGGTGCGCAACGGTGATGCGCTGGAGTTCGAAGCGGTCGAGCCCAGCGAGCCCACCTCCTCGGCCGATGCCGAAGTGGGATCCTAA
- a CDS encoding peptidase inhibitor family I36 protein gives MKTTLRTVLTGAAMLALTLPSALLGQSRHDDRDDDRGRNRDRPEEEEARIVLFSGRNYTGERIVLSVGDQVDDFRFQSFPSGRNANNRVSSVWVQGRVEVTLYEYRDFKGEHITLTRSSPDLEDISLSDGVEDWDNNLSSVIVREASGGRRDRDRWTGRDDDRGRGHDDHDRDYGRGDGGQGGNDWRNDGWGRDRERDRIEQRRQTERVVKRAYVDVLGREPDAQGLNTYVGIVEDRGWTEERLRRELTRSVEYRTVVVPRRITEIYRELLKREPDPAGLKFYTDRVVRADWTFTRVEDALRKSPEYKSKHNRR, from the coding sequence ATGAAAACGACCCTTCGCACCGTGCTCACCGGCGCCGCCATGCTGGCGCTCACCCTGCCCTCCGCGTTGCTCGGTCAGTCCCGCCACGATGACCGGGACGACGATCGCGGCCGCAACCGGGACCGCCCGGAAGAAGAGGAAGCCCGCATCGTGCTGTTTTCGGGCCGTAACTATACCGGCGAACGCATCGTGCTCTCCGTCGGCGATCAAGTGGACGACTTCCGCTTCCAGAGCTTCCCTTCCGGCCGCAACGCCAACAACCGCGTTTCCTCCGTCTGGGTGCAGGGTCGCGTCGAAGTCACGCTCTACGAATACCGGGACTTCAAGGGCGAACACATCACCCTCACCCGCAGCTCGCCTGACCTGGAAGACATTTCTCTCTCCGACGGGGTCGAAGATTGGGACAACAACCTCTCTTCAGTAATCGTCCGCGAGGCCTCCGGCGGCCGCCGCGACCGCGACCGCTGGACTGGGCGCGACGACGATCGCGGCCGCGGGCACGACGACCACGACCGCGATTATGGTCGCGGCGACGGCGGTCAGGGCGGCAACGACTGGCGCAACGACGGCTGGGGTCGAGACCGTGAACGCGACCGGATCGAACAGCGGCGCCAAACCGAACGTGTTGTGAAGCGCGCCTACGTGGATGTGCTGGGACGCGAACCCGATGCCCAGGGCCTGAACACTTACGTGGGCATCGTCGAGGACCGCGGTTGGACCGAAGAACGCCTCCGTCGTGAACTTACCCGCAGTGTAGAATACCGCACCGTCGTGGTGCCGCGCCGCATCACCGAAATCTATCGCGAGCTGCTCAAGCGCGAACCAGATCCCGCCGGACTCAAGTTCTACACCGACCGCGTCGTGCGCGCCGACTGGACCTTCACCCGCGTCGAAGACGCCCTGCGGAAGAGTCCGGAATACAAGTCCAAGCACAACCGCCGCTGA
- the hpt gene encoding hypoxanthine phosphoribosyltransferase yields the protein MASSLKIHPAHADLETILVTETSIKRRIKKLGAEIQQTYGDEEITVIAIINGAILFTADLLRAIPNPVRLDCIRISSYRNETKSIGKPKLLHSLTLDVTNRHVLLIDDILDTGKTLAMVTNVISKLNPASVKTCVLLDKKGRREVPFDAEFVGFEIPDKFVVGYGLDFAERYRNLPCIGVLKPDLQNPPEWA from the coding sequence ATGGCTAGCTCGCTGAAGATCCATCCCGCCCACGCAGATCTCGAGACCATTTTGGTCACCGAAACGTCGATCAAACGACGTATCAAAAAACTGGGGGCAGAGATTCAGCAAACCTATGGCGATGAGGAGATCACGGTCATCGCGATCATCAATGGCGCCATCCTCTTCACTGCCGATCTGCTGCGCGCCATCCCCAATCCAGTGCGCCTCGATTGCATCCGCATTTCCAGCTACCGCAACGAGACCAAATCCATCGGCAAACCGAAGCTGCTCCACAGCCTCACCCTCGACGTGACCAACCGTCATGTGCTGCTCATCGACGACATCCTCGATACCGGCAAAACGTTGGCGATGGTGACCAACGTCATCAGCAAACTGAACCCGGCCAGCGTGAAGACCTGCGTGTTGCTCGACAAAAAGGGCCGCCGCGAAGTCCCATTCGATGCCGAGTTTGTGGGCTTTGAAATCCCCGACAAATTTGTCGTCGGCTACGGCCTGGATTTCGCCGAGCGCTACCGCAACCTGCCCTGCATCGGCGTCCTGAAGCCCGACCTGCAGAATCCTCCGGAGTGGGCCTGA
- a CDS encoding ABC transporter ATP-binding protein, whose translation MISIQVDQLTKRFGTTVALHQLNLRIEPGELFFLLGPSGCGKTTLLRSLAGFYIPEEGKIHFGEEEVTRLEPHKRNTGMMFQSYALWPHMTVAQNVAFGLEERRVPKADIKRRVGEALESVRMSAYAERSPNQLSGGQQQRVALARALVIRPRCLLLDEPLSNLDAKLRLEMRTEIRRVCKEFQLTTVYVTHDQKEALSISDRMAILENGHILQVGAPQEVYRRPRRKTVAHFIGETDLIPGKLVGVEGENAIVDTAVGRFHGVLGDPTEKPATGSDVTLSIRPECWALKDNGADINAVPGRIGDSVYLGEVAQYDFVSNGQNLKVYELNPRHVAGAGEGALHAHVEPQDVVVLTA comes from the coding sequence ATGATTTCCATCCAAGTTGACCAATTGACGAAGCGGTTCGGCACCACAGTGGCTCTCCACCAGTTGAACCTGCGAATTGAACCCGGTGAGTTGTTTTTTCTGCTCGGCCCCAGCGGTTGCGGCAAAACGACCCTGCTGCGCAGCCTGGCTGGCTTCTACATCCCGGAGGAGGGCAAGATACACTTCGGCGAGGAAGAGGTCACGCGCCTCGAGCCGCACAAGCGGAACACGGGCATGATGTTTCAAAGTTACGCGCTGTGGCCGCATATGACGGTGGCGCAGAACGTGGCCTTCGGTCTTGAGGAACGCCGCGTGCCCAAGGCCGACATCAAGCGCCGCGTCGGCGAGGCCCTCGAGTCGGTGCGCATGAGCGCCTACGCCGAGCGTTCACCCAATCAGCTTTCCGGCGGACAGCAGCAACGTGTCGCGCTGGCGCGAGCACTGGTGATTCGCCCGCGCTGCCTGTTGCTCGACGAACCGCTCTCCAATCTCGACGCCAAGCTCCGCTTGGAGATGCGCACGGAGATCCGCCGCGTGTGTAAGGAGTTTCAACTGACGACGGTCTATGTGACCCACGACCAGAAGGAGGCGCTCTCCATTTCCGACCGCATGGCCATCCTCGAGAACGGCCACATTCTGCAGGTGGGCGCGCCGCAGGAGGTCTACCGCCGCCCGCGCCGCAAAACCGTGGCGCACTTCATCGGCGAGACCGATCTCATCCCCGGCAAACTCGTGGGCGTGGAGGGCGAGAACGCCATCGTGGATACCGCGGTGGGCCGTTTCCACGGCGTGTTGGGCGATCCGACCGAGAAGCCGGCCACGGGTAGCGACGTGACGCTTTCCATCCGGCCCGAGTGCTGGGCGCTTAAAGACAACGGGGCCGACATCAACGCGGTGCCGGGACGCATCGGTGATTCGGTTTATTTGGGCGAAGTGGCCCAATACGATTTTGTGTCCAACGGGCAGAACCTGAAAGTCTACGAACTCAACCCGCGTCACGTGGCCGGAGCCGGCGAGGGGGCTTTGCACGCTCATGTGGAGCCGCAGGACGTCGTGGTCCTGACGGCCTGA
- a CDS encoding ABC transporter substrate-binding protein — MKRLVIILALALVIAVPFLLRPEQDARVDADDELVIITPHNEAIRHEFGIAFARWYQERTGRSVAIDWRVIGGTSEIARFLEGEYVASFRNHWTNTLDRSWSNAVQSAFHNGRLGDDATAEEREAREAFMASNVGCGIDLFFGGGTYDFIRQARAGRLVPTRIFDTHPEWFAPEIIPQEFAGEEYWDLGHRWLGTVLSSYGLVYNNDVLKNRGIEQAPTQWSDLQDPRLMGTVALTDPTKSGSIAKAFENVIQQQMQQRLYALEGTPGLSAEEAETQAVHAGWTDGLQLLQLAAANARYFTDTSQKPPIDVATGNCAVGMCIDFYGRQQAEAVRRRGDSVRVDYVSPPGGSVSSVDPVGILRGARNLEVAELFIEFVMSMEGQKLWNFEPDAPGGPELFALRRLPVRRDFYVDEFKTHRSDPEDAPYESDEQLIYRSSWTGGLFREMSLIVRIMGFDTHPELVEAWKDIVAAGQPPEAMAVFQNMDAVSYDIAFGRIKSTLGARDKVEELELAKELGQHFREQYARAAAIARGDIKP, encoded by the coding sequence ATGAAACGACTCGTTATCATCCTCGCCCTGGCGCTCGTCATTGCCGTCCCCTTCCTCCTCCGTCCCGAACAGGATGCTCGAGTGGATGCCGACGATGAGCTGGTCATCATCACGCCGCACAACGAAGCGATTCGTCATGAGTTCGGCATCGCCTTCGCCCGTTGGTATCAGGAACGCACCGGCCGTTCGGTGGCGATTGACTGGCGCGTGATCGGCGGCACCAGCGAGATCGCGCGCTTCCTCGAGGGCGAGTATGTCGCCTCATTCCGTAACCATTGGACGAATACGCTCGACCGCTCCTGGAGCAACGCGGTGCAGTCGGCCTTTCACAACGGTCGCCTCGGCGACGATGCGACGGCGGAAGAGCGGGAAGCGCGGGAGGCGTTCATGGCCTCCAACGTCGGCTGCGGCATCGACCTGTTCTTTGGCGGCGGCACCTACGACTTCATTCGCCAGGCGCGCGCGGGTCGCCTCGTGCCGACGCGTATCTTCGACACGCATCCCGAGTGGTTTGCTCCCGAGATCATCCCGCAGGAGTTTGCCGGTGAGGAGTATTGGGATTTGGGCCACCGTTGGTTGGGCACCGTGCTCAGCAGCTATGGCTTGGTTTACAACAATGACGTGCTGAAGAATCGCGGCATTGAACAGGCCCCGACGCAATGGAGCGACTTACAGGACCCGCGTTTGATGGGCACCGTCGCGCTGACCGATCCGACCAAGAGCGGCTCCATTGCCAAGGCGTTTGAGAACGTGATCCAGCAGCAGATGCAGCAGCGCCTCTATGCGCTGGAGGGCACGCCGGGTCTTTCGGCCGAGGAGGCGGAGACCCAGGCCGTGCATGCCGGTTGGACCGATGGGCTGCAATTGCTGCAGTTGGCGGCCGCCAACGCCCGTTACTTTACCGACACCTCGCAGAAGCCGCCCATCGATGTGGCGACGGGCAATTGCGCGGTCGGTATGTGCATCGATTTCTACGGCCGGCAACAGGCCGAGGCCGTGCGTCGCCGCGGCGACAGCGTGCGAGTCGACTACGTCTCTCCTCCCGGCGGGAGTGTGAGCTCGGTCGATCCGGTCGGCATTTTGCGCGGGGCCCGAAACTTGGAAGTCGCGGAGCTTTTCATCGAGTTTGTGATGTCGATGGAGGGGCAAAAGCTGTGGAATTTTGAGCCCGATGCCCCGGGCGGCCCCGAGTTGTTTGCCCTGCGGCGCCTGCCGGTGCGGCGAGACTTCTACGTCGATGAGTTTAAGACCCACCGCTCGGACCCCGAGGATGCGCCTTACGAATCGGATGAGCAGTTGATCTATCGCTCCAGTTGGACCGGCGGCCTGTTCCGCGAAATGTCGCTCATCGTGCGTATCATGGGTTTTGATACACACCCGGAGTTGGTGGAGGCGTGGAAGGATATCGTCGCGGCGGGACAGCCGCCCGAAGCCATGGCGGTGTTTCAGAACATGGACGCCGTGAGCTACGACATCGCTTTCGGTCGCATCAAGTCGACGCTCGGCGCGCGCGATAAGGTGGAGGAGTTGGAGCTCGCGAAGGAGCTGGGGCAGCATTTCCGCGAGCAATACGCCCGCGCCGCCGCCATTGCGCGCGGCGACATCAAGCCTTGA
- a CDS encoding creatininase family protein — protein sequence MPLSLSTLSGPTAWADSPSPDFGADALAQSAGRLAILPLHGWGDHGLGLGQDVEEVIGGAVLSNALRALPHPGVVRVLPPWRQVLAPYPGLADLGGLDPETAHDVLHEIAAGVKQAGYERLLFFCTSPWSGEWIDAASRDVRVGLSLQTFVIELGGLDLHLHPNSPDRARAQAVAASVLGQTPCPPSPTTLPPPIDLSFRPGNWRSVPAVEPDLSLSGDTILAEAAARLAALLTEVMVRPGLNPRPEASAWIAPTSVKIPECPPFPGPRRSRYLPALNTSELTSMPSKEQALIIIPVGAIEQHGPHLPVGVDAYIGEATCAALSARLPDAPVWFGPPLPLGKSNEHLDYPGTISLSARSLRRLLLAQIEKLVALGFRQFALLNTHGGNSAVLVYTLREIQQRWGVRAGMLKVPSTNELSAQEATWGFHAGEWETSIMLHIAPHLVAMDKALCHYPATLQDPGLLRPESAPAIFSWMTRDIAPDGVMGDATAATAEKGERWFEAAMDQLAEQIRDLLKA from the coding sequence GTGCCGCTCTCGCTTTCGACTCTTTCCGGCCCGACCGCCTGGGCCGACAGCCCGTCGCCCGACTTTGGCGCGGACGCCCTCGCGCAGAGCGCCGGACGTCTCGCCATCCTGCCGCTGCACGGCTGGGGTGACCACGGCCTCGGACTCGGGCAGGACGTCGAGGAAGTGATCGGCGGTGCGGTGCTCTCCAACGCCCTGCGCGCGCTGCCACATCCCGGTGTGGTCCGTGTGCTGCCACCGTGGCGCCAAGTGCTGGCCCCCTATCCCGGGCTCGCCGACCTCGGGGGACTCGATCCGGAAACCGCCCACGACGTGCTCCACGAGATCGCAGCAGGCGTGAAGCAAGCGGGCTACGAGCGGCTGCTCTTTTTCTGCACCAGCCCTTGGAGTGGTGAGTGGATCGACGCCGCGTCCCGCGATGTGCGCGTGGGGTTGTCGCTCCAAACCTTCGTGATCGAGTTGGGCGGCCTCGACCTGCATCTGCACCCCAATTCGCCCGACCGTGCCCGCGCTCAAGCCGTGGCTGCCAGCGTGCTCGGGCAAACGCCGTGCCCGCCGTCTCCGACCACTCTGCCGCCGCCGATCGACTTGAGCTTTCGTCCCGGCAACTGGCGCTCCGTGCCCGCGGTCGAGCCTGACCTTTCGCTGTCCGGCGATACCATCCTGGCCGAAGCCGCCGCCCGACTCGCCGCGCTGTTGACCGAGGTCATGGTGCGCCCGGGACTCAACCCCCGGCCGGAAGCCTCCGCTTGGATTGCTCCGACGTCGGTAAAGATTCCCGAATGCCCACCGTTTCCCGGTCCCCGACGTTCCCGCTATTTGCCAGCTCTGAACACTTCGGAGCTGACCTCGATGCCCAGCAAAGAACAGGCATTGATCATCATCCCGGTAGGGGCGATCGAACAGCACGGGCCGCATCTCCCCGTGGGCGTGGATGCCTACATCGGCGAAGCCACGTGCGCGGCCCTTTCCGCTCGCTTGCCCGATGCACCGGTGTGGTTTGGCCCGCCGCTACCGCTCGGCAAAAGCAACGAGCATCTCGATTATCCCGGCACCATCTCGCTCAGCGCCCGCAGCCTGCGCCGGCTTCTGCTCGCGCAGATCGAGAAGCTGGTGGCGCTCGGTTTTCGTCAGTTCGCGCTTTTAAACACGCACGGCGGCAATAGCGCGGTGCTCGTTTACACCCTGCGTGAGATTCAACAGCGCTGGGGTGTGCGCGCCGGCATGCTGAAGGTGCCATCGACCAACGAGCTTTCCGCCCAGGAAGCAACATGGGGCTTCCACGCCGGCGAATGGGAAACGTCCATCATGCTCCACATCGCCCCGCACCTCGTGGCGATGGACAAGGCCCTCTGTCACTACCCGGCGACGCTCCAAGATCCTGGCCTACTCCGTCCGGAGAGCGCACCGGCCATCTTCTCGTGGATGACCCGCGACATCGCCCCCGACGGCGTCATGGGCGACGCCACCGCCGCCACTGCCGAGAAGGGAGAGCGGTGGTTCGAAGCCGCGATGGATCAACTGGCGGAGCAGATCCGCGACTTGCTCAAGGCTTGA